A section of the Mycolicibacterium anyangense genome encodes:
- a CDS encoding PDR/VanB family oxidoreductase: MSTASVHEYTADLIVQHRGAPAEGVVVLDLVHPDGQELPRWHPGAHIDLILADGLTRQYSLCGDPSDSTTWRVAVLLDPNSRGGSQYVHDTLHEGRSVQVRGPRNHFALVDAGRYRFIAGGIGITPIMAMAESVERAGGDWTLLYGGRTRASMAFADDLANRYPDRVTVWPQDEHGLLDLDALLGSSEEGTLIYCCGPEALLTAVEERCAHWPEGSLHIERFAAKAPAIDQQANPLSRFTVVCQRSGVTLDVSEDDTILDLVEAAGVSITTSCYEGVCGSCEARIVEGVADHRDSVLDAQQRETGEVMLICVSRSRTEKLVLDL, from the coding sequence ATGTCCACAGCCAGCGTTCACGAATACACCGCGGACCTGATCGTCCAGCACCGCGGCGCCCCTGCCGAGGGCGTCGTGGTGTTGGACCTCGTCCATCCTGACGGCCAAGAGCTGCCCCGGTGGCACCCCGGCGCCCACATCGACCTCATCCTCGCTGACGGCCTGACCCGCCAGTATTCGTTATGTGGCGATCCCAGCGACTCGACCACATGGCGGGTGGCGGTGCTACTGGACCCGAACAGCCGGGGTGGCTCACAGTACGTGCACGACACGCTCCACGAGGGTCGGTCTGTACAGGTCCGGGGACCGCGGAACCACTTCGCGTTGGTCGACGCCGGGCGCTACCGGTTCATCGCCGGTGGCATCGGCATCACCCCGATCATGGCGATGGCCGAAAGCGTCGAACGTGCCGGGGGCGACTGGACGCTGCTCTACGGTGGGCGCACACGGGCCTCAATGGCGTTCGCGGACGACTTGGCGAACCGTTATCCCGATCGGGTCACCGTCTGGCCGCAGGATGAACATGGCCTGCTGGATCTGGATGCGCTGCTGGGTAGTTCAGAGGAAGGCACCCTGATCTACTGCTGTGGACCAGAGGCGCTGCTGACGGCGGTCGAGGAGCGCTGCGCCCATTGGCCGGAAGGCTCCCTGCACATCGAACGGTTCGCGGCCAAGGCGCCCGCGATCGATCAGCAAGCCAATCCGCTCAGCCGGTTCACAGTGGTGTGCCAACGTTCGGGTGTCACGCTCGATGTGTCGGAGGACGACACGATCCTGGATCTCGTCGAAGCAGCGGGCGTCTCGATCACCACCAGCTGTTATGAGGGTGTGTGCGGAAGCTGTGAGGCGCGCATCGTCGAGGGCGTCGCCGATCACCGCGATTCGGTGCTCGATGCGCAGCAGCGAGAGACCGGTGAGGTCATGCTGATCTGCGTCTCGCGTTCTCGCACCGAGAAGCTCGTGCTCGATCTGTAA
- a CDS encoding cytochrome P450 — MTTVQDTREAVLPDEIARRIVLPEGHADLPSLYAAYKWMRDNMPVGKAVVEGYDPLWLVSKYSDIQEVESLQPEVFSAGGGADPGAHNPILANQAGDEFTKSLLGGSLRLMDALPFLDPPEHTTVKNIVFDYFKPGRLKALEGQTRDLANEAIDKLKNLSAGGKQIDLVDDWALGYPLHVIMTLLGVPSSDEPQMMALTQEFFGTADPEHQTENVDVEVTPEAMAQQFAATVQSFYKYFDVLVEDRRANPRDDLATLISLAKTPDGEYWPAPYAYGWFMAICTAGHDTTSATLAGTLQQLALHPDVLARVKADPDLIGKLIQEGLRYVAPVKHFMRRAEQDYELNGQLIRKGDRIMPLFQSACRDEELFTDPDRFDIDRNPNNHMAFGFGPHTCVGQHLAKLELRVMFEQLLPRLNSIEVLGPGSVTHTNFVGGLKHLPATVQVS; from the coding sequence GTGACAACCGTCCAGGACACCCGGGAAGCCGTTCTCCCGGACGAGATCGCCCGCCGGATCGTGCTCCCGGAAGGTCACGCCGACCTTCCTTCGCTCTACGCGGCCTACAAGTGGATGCGCGACAACATGCCGGTAGGCAAGGCGGTGGTCGAGGGTTACGACCCGTTGTGGCTGGTCAGCAAGTATTCCGACATTCAGGAGGTGGAGAGCCTGCAGCCGGAGGTGTTCTCCGCCGGCGGCGGCGCCGACCCCGGGGCGCATAACCCCATCTTGGCCAACCAGGCCGGCGACGAGTTCACCAAGAGCCTCCTGGGCGGCAGCCTGCGGTTGATGGACGCACTCCCGTTCCTCGATCCCCCCGAGCACACCACCGTCAAGAACATCGTCTTCGACTACTTCAAGCCGGGCCGGCTCAAGGCCCTCGAGGGCCAGACCCGGGACCTGGCCAACGAGGCCATCGATAAACTCAAGAATCTGTCAGCCGGCGGCAAGCAGATCGACCTCGTCGACGACTGGGCGCTCGGCTACCCACTACACGTGATCATGACGCTGCTCGGGGTACCGTCCTCCGACGAACCGCAGATGATGGCGCTCACCCAGGAGTTCTTCGGCACAGCCGACCCCGAGCACCAGACCGAGAACGTCGACGTCGAGGTCACCCCCGAAGCGATGGCCCAGCAGTTCGCCGCCACCGTGCAGAGCTTCTACAAGTACTTCGACGTCCTCGTCGAAGACCGGCGTGCCAACCCGCGCGATGATCTGGCCACCCTGATCTCGCTGGCCAAGACGCCGGACGGTGAGTATTGGCCGGCCCCGTATGCATACGGTTGGTTCATGGCCATCTGCACAGCTGGCCACGACACCACCTCGGCGACCCTGGCCGGGACGCTGCAGCAGTTGGCCCTGCATCCGGACGTCCTGGCCAGGGTGAAAGCGGACCCGGACCTGATCGGCAAGCTCATTCAGGAAGGTCTGCGCTACGTCGCGCCCGTTAAGCACTTCATGCGCCGCGCGGAGCAGGACTACGAACTCAATGGCCAGCTCATCAGGAAGGGCGACCGGATCATGCCGCTGTTCCAGTCGGCCTGCCGCGACGAGGAGCTGTTCACCGATCCCGACCGGTTCGACATCGACCGTAACCCCAACAACCACATGGCCTTTGGGTTCGGCCCGCACACGTGCGTCGGGCAGCACCTGGCCAAGCTGGAACTGCGGGTGATGTTCGAGCAGCTGCTGCCCCGACTGAACTCCATCGAGGTGCTGGGTCCGGGCAGTGTCACGCACACCAACTTCGTGGGCGGCCTCAAGCACCTTCCCGCGACGGTGCAGGTGTCCTGA
- a CDS encoding cytochrome c: MKFTDVIDILDRSVGGPDADVSSHGPFWRGVTRDRFVAMKVGGRKLVTLGDGAESNLVKSLRGVAPFGSDLEPAPDGASIMRMPAYLDPISDEDIDRVVAWIDAGCPE; the protein is encoded by the coding sequence ATGAAGTTCACCGACGTCATCGACATCCTGGACCGCTCGGTCGGTGGCCCGGACGCCGACGTGTCCTCTCACGGTCCGTTTTGGCGTGGTGTCACCCGAGACCGCTTCGTCGCGATGAAGGTGGGCGGCCGCAAGCTGGTGACCCTCGGCGACGGCGCCGAATCCAATCTGGTGAAGTCGCTGCGGGGCGTCGCACCGTTCGGGTCCGACCTCGAACCGGCGCCGGACGGGGCCAGCATCATGCGGATGCCCGCCTACCTAGACCCGATCTCTGACGAGGACATCGATCGCGTCGTCGCATGGATCGACGCGGGCTGCCCGGAGTAG
- a CDS encoding SDR family NAD(P)-dependent oxidoreductase, which yields MSTETTLPSPKDLTECGALIIGGTAGIGLATARALAKAGVPRIVIVGRTVERGEAAAAALRELGAEAHFLAGSPLDPAAAADLTAQAERLLGAIDIMMCTTAADGIAPELFKDIPATEISRILTEMATPAMHMASAVLPGMRARKGGVIVNVASDAAKTPTPGEAMIGAAKAAIVMFTRTIAIEEKRHGIRANALTPSLVYGTASTERITTGEGFSAKLFASAAKQATLGVPDADDIAALAVFVCSPAAGKLTGQAISVNGGISAA from the coding sequence ATGAGCACTGAAACGACACTGCCGTCGCCCAAGGATCTCACCGAGTGCGGCGCGCTCATCATCGGCGGCACGGCCGGTATCGGACTGGCCACCGCCCGTGCCCTCGCCAAGGCCGGGGTGCCCCGGATCGTCATCGTCGGCCGCACTGTGGAGCGCGGTGAAGCTGCCGCCGCTGCACTGCGCGAACTGGGCGCCGAGGCACATTTCCTGGCCGGCAGCCCGCTGGATCCGGCGGCGGCCGCAGATCTGACAGCCCAGGCCGAGCGGCTGCTGGGCGCCATCGACATCATGATGTGCACCACCGCCGCCGACGGCATCGCACCGGAGCTGTTCAAAGACATCCCGGCAACCGAGATCAGCCGCATACTCACCGAAATGGCCACTCCTGCCATGCATATGGCCAGTGCGGTCCTGCCCGGCATGCGCGCCCGCAAGGGCGGCGTCATCGTCAACGTCGCCTCCGACGCCGCGAAGACCCCCACCCCCGGCGAGGCGATGATCGGCGCCGCCAAAGCCGCGATCGTCATGTTCACCCGCACCATCGCCATCGAGGAGAAGCGCCACGGCATCCGGGCCAACGCATTGACACCGTCGCTGGTCTACGGCACCGCCTCCACCGAGCGGATCACGACCGGCGAGGGGTTCAGCGCGAAGCTCTTCGCCAGCGCCGCCAAGCAGGCCACCCTCGGTGTGCCCGACGCCGACGACATCGCCGCCCTGGCGGTGTTCGTGTGCAGTCCTGCGGCCGGGAAGCTGACCGGGCAAGCGATCAGCGTCAACGGCGGCATCTCGGCGGCCTGA
- a CDS encoding enoyl-CoA hydratase/isomerase family protein has product MSAWNRVAMRTMADVCAELGQAKTLTIAEPRPGIAVMSVNRPERGNSQTVEMFGEIAWYANTLRKAPLRALIVTGAGGSTFCTGFDLNEVQAIATMTIPEFNELVDTASAGTSGLRSLPYPVIAAVSGPAAGGGLSLALSADIRLATPAASFSAGFVRIGLSIGELGASWHLARLIGPARAAEISFTGRTVKAVEAVKLGLANRIVPVEGEEIVSAAIELAEHISTNGAEGIRATKNSLIRNAEIDSFARALELENRSQAVVRTTL; this is encoded by the coding sequence ATGTCGGCCTGGAACCGGGTCGCCATGCGGACCATGGCCGACGTCTGCGCCGAACTCGGCCAGGCCAAAACGCTCACCATCGCCGAGCCACGACCCGGAATCGCCGTCATGTCCGTCAACCGCCCAGAACGCGGTAACTCCCAGACCGTGGAGATGTTCGGCGAAATCGCCTGGTATGCAAACACTTTGCGAAAGGCGCCGCTGCGTGCCCTGATTGTCACCGGTGCAGGAGGGTCAACCTTCTGCACCGGTTTCGACCTGAACGAGGTCCAGGCCATCGCGACGATGACCATCCCCGAGTTCAACGAGTTGGTCGACACCGCGTCAGCCGGGACATCGGGTCTACGCTCGCTGCCCTATCCGGTCATCGCCGCGGTCAGTGGACCTGCCGCCGGCGGCGGTCTATCTCTGGCGCTGTCTGCCGACATCCGACTAGCCACTCCCGCAGCGAGTTTCAGCGCCGGCTTCGTGCGGATCGGACTGTCGATCGGCGAGCTGGGCGCTTCCTGGCACCTGGCGCGACTCATCGGTCCGGCCCGAGCTGCGGAGATCTCCTTCACCGGGCGCACTGTCAAGGCCGTCGAGGCGGTGAAGCTGGGGCTGGCCAACCGGATCGTGCCGGTCGAGGGCGAAGAGATCGTCTCGGCGGCCATCGAACTGGCCGAGCACATCAGCACCAACGGCGCCGAGGGCATCCGCGCCACCAAGAACTCGCTGATCCGCAATGCCGAGATCGACTCGTTCGCTCGGGCACTCGAACTCGAGAATCGCAGCCAAGCGGTCGTCCGGACCACCCTCTAG
- a CDS encoding enoyl-CoA hydratase/isomerase family protein, with product MTASTHQTLVVSQPADGVVLVTLNRPSRFNAMTVAMFDELERVARDLNSDGAVRVVILTGAGDAFCAGYDLDDAEGLPELSPLGMLERQDRAARALTAIRALPVPVIAAVNGAAAGGGLALSLMADIRLGSPKARFNAAFVKIGLSAGDLGVSWLLPRLIGPAQAAEICFSGRMVHAEEAERLGLLNFVTGGDDLIDRALAMADQICANSPGGITLSKRALQSNLEIGSFAAALELESRGQALLTRCADMPEALAAFRDKRAPQFTGR from the coding sequence ATGACTGCATCCACCCACCAGACCCTCGTCGTTTCGCAACCCGCGGACGGTGTCGTTCTGGTGACGCTGAATCGTCCCAGTCGCTTCAACGCCATGACCGTCGCCATGTTCGACGAGCTCGAACGCGTGGCACGAGATCTGAACAGTGACGGCGCCGTTCGGGTGGTCATCCTCACCGGGGCGGGTGACGCCTTCTGCGCCGGATACGACCTCGACGACGCCGAGGGCCTGCCCGAGCTGTCCCCACTGGGCATGTTGGAACGTCAGGATCGCGCCGCGCGCGCACTGACCGCAATACGGGCTCTGCCGGTTCCCGTCATCGCCGCGGTCAACGGCGCCGCCGCTGGGGGTGGGCTAGCCCTGAGCCTGATGGCCGACATCCGGTTGGGATCACCGAAGGCGAGATTCAACGCGGCCTTCGTCAAGATCGGGCTCTCCGCCGGGGATCTCGGTGTGTCGTGGTTGTTGCCTCGGCTGATCGGGCCGGCTCAAGCCGCCGAGATCTGCTTCAGCGGCCGGATGGTCCACGCTGAGGAGGCAGAACGGCTGGGGCTGCTCAACTTCGTCACCGGTGGCGATGACTTGATCGACCGTGCACTGGCCATGGCCGACCAGATCTGCGCCAACTCTCCCGGCGGCATCACACTGTCCAAACGCGCACTGCAGTCAAACCTCGAGATCGGTTCGTTCGCCGCAGCGCTGGAACTGGAGAGCCGCGGGCAAGCCCTGTTGACCCGGTGTGCGGACATGCCCGAGGCGTTGGCAGCCTTCCGGGACAAGCGCGCTCCGCAGTTCACGGGGCGCTGA
- a CDS encoding enoyl-CoA hydratase/isomerase family protein, whose translation MSVQNPAVSWTTDGPVLHIMLNRPPANALGPVIVDGLHSALDEADASAPKVLILSSELPGLFAAGADIKHMTTVDAASFRAYGDTLRSGLDRLAAHPALSIAAIEGLALGGGLELAMACTLRVAGAEAKLGLPEVKLGLIPGAGGTQRLPRLVGRGAALDIMLTGRQVEGTEALRIGLVDRLVPAGAALSAARDLAGELCAASAPAQQAVVRTVDAAFDLPLAAGLRYEVEQIQALFELGEAAEGLRAFVDKRPPNFA comes from the coding sequence ATGAGCGTCCAGAACCCCGCGGTGTCCTGGACGACGGACGGTCCGGTGCTGCACATCATGCTCAACCGGCCGCCCGCCAATGCTCTAGGACCGGTGATCGTCGACGGCCTGCACTCGGCGCTGGACGAAGCGGACGCCTCGGCACCCAAGGTCCTCATTCTGTCCTCGGAGCTGCCCGGTCTCTTTGCCGCCGGAGCCGATATCAAGCACATGACGACAGTGGACGCAGCATCGTTTCGCGCCTATGGAGACACCCTGCGATCAGGTCTGGACCGACTCGCCGCGCACCCCGCGCTGTCCATCGCCGCGATCGAGGGACTCGCGCTGGGCGGCGGTCTGGAGCTTGCGATGGCCTGCACGCTTCGGGTGGCGGGTGCGGAAGCAAAACTCGGCCTGCCCGAGGTCAAACTCGGACTGATCCCCGGCGCCGGCGGCACCCAGCGACTCCCCCGGCTGGTGGGTCGCGGTGCAGCACTGGACATCATGCTGACCGGCCGTCAGGTCGAGGGCACCGAAGCGCTCCGGATCGGACTCGTCGACCGGTTGGTGCCCGCGGGCGCAGCCCTGAGTGCCGCCCGCGACCTGGCCGGCGAATTGTGCGCCGCATCGGCACCAGCGCAGCAAGCGGTGGTCCGCACCGTCGACGCGGCCTTCGACCTGCCGCTGGCAGCCGGCCTCCGGTACGAGGTCGAGCAGATCCAAGCCCTGTTTGAACTCGGCGAGGCCGCAGAAGGTTTGCGCGCATTCGTCGACAAGCGGCCGCCCAACTTCGCCTGA
- a CDS encoding SDR family NAD(P)-dependent oxidoreductase has protein sequence MTSRVAFVTGGAQGIGGGISETLGAHGFKVAIADLNLDAAKETAARIIAAGGQALAVPINVTDTASVREAVTEVAAGFGDIDVIVNNAGWDDFMPFLKTTEDFWDKILDINFKGALRVCHTVVPGMVERGFGRVINIGSDAGRVGSSLEAVYSGAKGGIIAFTKTLAREVATKGVTANTVCPGPTDTPALRKFADSSGEDADKVIGGMARSVPMKRLGTPTDVAAAVAFFASDAAEYITGQTLSVSGGLTMA, from the coding sequence ATGACTTCTCGAGTCGCTTTCGTCACCGGCGGCGCCCAGGGCATCGGCGGCGGCATCTCCGAGACACTTGGCGCGCACGGCTTCAAGGTCGCCATCGCCGATCTCAATCTTGACGCAGCCAAGGAAACCGCTGCCCGTATCATCGCCGCCGGTGGCCAGGCACTCGCGGTACCGATCAACGTCACCGACACCGCCTCGGTCCGCGAAGCGGTGACGGAGGTCGCCGCCGGCTTCGGCGACATCGACGTAATCGTCAACAACGCCGGATGGGACGACTTCATGCCGTTCCTCAAGACCACCGAGGACTTCTGGGACAAGATCCTGGACATCAATTTCAAAGGTGCGCTGCGGGTGTGCCACACGGTGGTGCCCGGCATGGTGGAGCGCGGCTTCGGTCGGGTGATCAACATCGGCTCAGATGCGGGGCGGGTCGGCTCATCGCTGGAGGCGGTGTACTCCGGCGCCAAGGGCGGGATCATCGCCTTCACCAAGACGCTCGCGCGCGAGGTCGCCACCAAGGGTGTCACTGCCAACACCGTCTGCCCCGGTCCCACCGACACACCTGCCCTGCGCAAGTTCGCCGACAGCTCCGGTGAAGACGCCGACAAGGTCATCGGCGGCATGGCCCGATCGGTGCCGATGAAGCGGCTGGGCACACCCACCGACGTCGCCGCGGCCGTCGCCTTTTTCGCCTCTGACGCCGCCGAGTACATCACCGGCCAGACACTGTCGGTCAGCGGCGGATTGACCATGGCATGA
- a CDS encoding hydroxymethylglutaryl-CoA lyase encodes MSSKLPGRAHIREVGPRDGFQNEPEVISTADKIRLINQLGQTGLDRIEVASFVRPDVIPQLSDAVEVLNGIDIPEHVSLTVLVPNSRGLDNALRVRERFHEVALFVSASETHNKRNVNRFIDESMADNVILAKRIDAEDLKPTAVIATAFGCPFEGKVPMERTLEIAEQFAAAGCREIGFGDTTGMAHPAYVFDIFSAAIERLPGIEVTAHFHNTRGQGLANAYAALQAGCTSFESSFGELGGCPVPAGSTGNIATEDLINMFHEMGVDTGVNLAAVIGAARAAQQVLGRKLTSHCIVAGPVDWSPDPDGPSCH; translated from the coding sequence ATGAGTTCGAAACTCCCCGGCAGAGCCCATATCCGGGAAGTGGGTCCACGGGACGGCTTCCAGAACGAACCGGAGGTGATCAGTACCGCCGACAAGATCAGGCTGATCAACCAGTTGGGGCAGACAGGCCTGGACCGGATCGAAGTCGCCAGTTTCGTGCGGCCCGACGTCATCCCCCAACTGTCGGATGCCGTCGAGGTTCTCAACGGAATAGACATCCCCGAACATGTCTCGCTGACCGTCCTGGTACCCAACAGCCGCGGGCTGGACAATGCGCTGCGGGTGCGGGAGCGGTTTCATGAGGTCGCCCTGTTCGTCAGTGCATCCGAAACCCATAACAAGCGCAACGTCAACCGGTTCATCGACGAGTCGATGGCCGACAACGTGATTCTGGCCAAGCGTATCGACGCCGAAGACCTCAAGCCCACCGCCGTGATCGCCACCGCTTTCGGTTGCCCGTTCGAAGGCAAGGTCCCCATGGAGCGCACCCTGGAGATCGCCGAACAGTTCGCGGCCGCCGGCTGCCGGGAGATCGGCTTCGGCGATACCACCGGAATGGCGCACCCTGCCTACGTATTCGACATCTTCTCCGCGGCCATCGAGCGGCTGCCCGGTATCGAAGTGACCGCCCACTTCCACAACACCCGCGGCCAGGGTCTGGCCAATGCCTATGCGGCGCTGCAGGCCGGCTGCACCAGCTTCGAATCGAGCTTCGGGGAACTGGGGGGCTGCCCGGTGCCCGCGGGTTCAACCGGAAACATCGCGACCGAAGACCTGATCAACATGTTTCACGAGATGGGCGTCGACACCGGGGTCAACCTTGCTGCGGTGATCGGCGCCGCCCGCGCCGCCCAACAGGTCCTGGGCCGAAAGCTCACCAGCCATTGCATCGTGGCCGGTCCGGTGGACTGGAGCCCCGACCCCGACGGCCCCTCCTGCCATTGA
- a CDS encoding acetyl-CoA hydrolase/transferase family protein, which translates to MIAFAEFLSRGDGVWWGQAAAEPRPLVDALIAQNDLIGPIRTFTGLSWNDQLAVTMPARVSMVSYGGLGELRELSRTGRLDVVPCHYSALPRMFAEHHLPRDVGLVQVSAPDRDGRCSLGIGVDYVADAVPHTPVLIAEINEQMPATIGSDRIPLERFAATITTNRPLPEDPSREPDDVDRRIAAHIAELVEDGDTVQLGVGSLGSAVLDSLAGHQDLGFHTGMITDGLMRLVTEGVVTGRRKELDAGLVVVGTALGSAQLYAGISELPVRFLPTSYTHSPQVLSQLASLVSINFAVEVDLSGQVGAEVSRGVYVGAVGGQVDFTRAAALTGRRSIIAMRSTFRGCSTIKPRLDGGIVTTARADVDAIVTEHGAAHLRGCSIAERTRRLIGVAAPEFRDELDKEVSQI; encoded by the coding sequence TTGATCGCGTTCGCCGAGTTCCTCTCGCGCGGCGACGGGGTTTGGTGGGGCCAGGCAGCTGCCGAGCCCCGGCCATTGGTGGACGCGCTCATCGCCCAGAACGATCTCATCGGGCCGATCCGTACGTTCACCGGATTGTCGTGGAACGACCAACTCGCCGTCACGATGCCGGCGAGGGTGTCGATGGTCTCCTACGGCGGACTCGGAGAACTGCGCGAACTGAGTCGCACCGGCCGCCTCGATGTGGTGCCCTGTCACTACTCGGCGCTGCCCCGGATGTTCGCCGAACACCACCTTCCGCGCGATGTCGGCTTGGTTCAGGTGTCGGCCCCCGATCGAGACGGGCGGTGTTCGTTGGGCATCGGCGTCGACTACGTCGCGGACGCGGTGCCGCACACGCCGGTGCTCATCGCCGAGATCAACGAGCAGATGCCGGCCACCATCGGCTCGGACCGAATACCGTTGGAACGCTTCGCCGCCACCATCACCACGAATCGCCCGCTGCCCGAGGATCCGTCGCGCGAACCCGACGATGTCGACCGCCGGATCGCCGCCCACATCGCCGAGCTGGTCGAGGATGGTGACACCGTTCAGCTCGGCGTCGGATCGCTGGGCTCCGCGGTCCTGGACTCCCTTGCCGGGCATCAGGATCTGGGCTTTCACACCGGAATGATCACCGACGGCCTGATGCGCCTGGTGACCGAGGGAGTGGTCACCGGAAGACGCAAGGAGCTCGATGCCGGGCTCGTCGTCGTGGGCACCGCGCTTGGGTCGGCACAGCTTTACGCCGGCATCTCCGAACTGCCAGTGCGATTCCTGCCGACCAGCTACACCCATTCCCCCCAGGTGCTCTCACAACTCGCCTCACTGGTCTCGATCAACTTCGCCGTCGAAGTCGACCTCTCGGGACAGGTTGGTGCGGAGGTCAGCCGCGGGGTGTACGTCGGCGCGGTCGGTGGCCAGGTGGACTTCACCCGAGCCGCGGCGCTGACCGGTAGGCGTTCGATCATCGCGATGCGCTCGACTTTCCGCGGCTGTTCCACGATCAAGCCGCGCCTCGACGGCGGCATCGTCACGACGGCACGCGCCGATGTGGACGCCATCGTGACCGAACACGGAGCAGCCCACCTTCGCGGGTGCAGCATCGCCGAAAGAACGCGACGGCTCATCGGCGTCGCGGCACCGGAATTCCGAGACGAGCTGGACAAGGAGGTCAGTCAGATATGA
- a CDS encoding thiolase family protein, whose translation MAIDVEGPFTRYGRPVFIAEAVRTPIGRSHPERGWFRDVHPNTMLAACYTDLIARSGIDPAVVDDLIIGCTAPFGEQSRNIGRNAWLQAGYPPEVPATVLDRRCGSAQTAIEMAAALIASGTHDIVIAGGVEHMGHVPIDSPGKISELYGDPWPSELRELYAFVHQGESAELIAERWGIGRGEIDEFAVRSHQLATEAINEGRFAAEMVTMTLDGELRSSDQCVRPGTTVDTLAGLKPAFRPDSGRITAGSSSPISDGAAAVLLCSAEAAQRHGLVTRARIIDQTTVGVDPIIMLTGPIPATRKLLDRNGLTVDDIDLFEVNEAFSSVVLAWQRELKADPDRVNVNGGAIALGHAVGATGARLVATLVAELERREADLGLVTMCCGGGLGTGTLLQRVAT comes from the coding sequence ATGGCCATCGACGTCGAAGGACCCTTCACCCGCTACGGCCGGCCGGTCTTCATCGCCGAGGCGGTGCGCACCCCAATCGGTCGATCTCATCCCGAACGCGGCTGGTTCCGCGACGTACATCCCAACACGATGCTGGCCGCGTGCTATACCGACCTGATAGCCCGCAGCGGGATCGACCCGGCCGTCGTGGACGATCTGATCATCGGCTGCACGGCGCCGTTTGGCGAGCAATCCCGCAATATCGGGCGCAACGCCTGGCTACAGGCCGGCTACCCGCCCGAGGTACCCGCCACAGTGCTGGACCGGAGATGCGGTTCCGCCCAGACCGCCATCGAGATGGCCGCCGCCCTCATCGCGTCCGGTACCCACGACATCGTGATCGCCGGCGGCGTGGAACACATGGGTCACGTCCCGATCGACTCACCGGGCAAGATCAGCGAGCTCTACGGCGATCCCTGGCCATCGGAACTGCGGGAGCTCTACGCCTTCGTCCACCAGGGCGAAAGCGCCGAACTGATCGCCGAGCGCTGGGGCATCGGGCGCGGCGAGATAGACGAATTTGCTGTCCGGTCACACCAATTGGCTACCGAAGCGATCAACGAGGGTCGGTTCGCTGCCGAGATGGTCACCATGACGCTGGACGGAGAGTTGCGCTCCAGCGACCAGTGTGTTCGTCCCGGCACCACAGTCGACACGCTTGCCGGGTTGAAGCCGGCGTTTCGCCCGGACAGTGGACGGATCACCGCCGGGAGTTCCTCGCCGATCTCGGACGGCGCCGCGGCCGTGCTGTTGTGTTCGGCCGAGGCCGCGCAACGGCACGGGCTGGTGACCCGAGCCCGCATCATCGACCAGACCACCGTCGGGGTCGATCCGATCATCATGCTGACCGGGCCCATACCAGCGACCCGAAAACTGCTGGACCGCAACGGTTTGACCGTAGACGACATAGATCTGTTCGAGGTCAACGAGGCGTTCTCCTCGGTGGTGCTGGCGTGGCAGCGGGAACTGAAAGCGGACCCCGACCGGGTCAACGTCAACGGCGGAGCGATCGCGCTCGGTCATGCTGTCGGGGCCACCGGTGCCCGGTTGGTCGCCACCCTGGTCGCCGAACTCGAACGGCGCGAAGCAGATCTGGGTCTGGTCACCATGTGCTGTGGCGGTGGACTCGGTACCGGAACGCTGCTGCAGCGGGTAGCCACTTGA